Part of the Campylobacter sp. genome, GCGCGAGCGGGAAAAACCAGGGTTTTGACGCTTATGCGTTTGTTAAATTCCGCGTAGAAAAAGGTGCCGAGGATTTCGCTTTCTGAAAATCTATTAAATAAGCTCACGTCACAAAATGCGAACTTCACGCCGTCATAAACGCCTGAGACCCTGTCGTTGCCGCCTTTGAATTTATCTAGTCGAAAAAAGAGCCCCGAGAGCTTAAGCTTGGCGGGATCGATACTGCCTCCAATATCGTATCGATAGCCGAACGCCTTGAAATAAGGCATTAGATAGTGCTCTTTAAAAGCGCACTGAAATTTTACCGAATAATCTTGTTTAAAGCCTCTAAACAATACGAATAAGCTCGAAGCAGCCAAGATTAAAGTTATAATCGCGAGTAAGATATATTTGGAAATCGTGGGGCGATTTTGTAAATCGTTTAGAAATAGGCTCATAACAAAAAGGCAGGCAGCGTAGATTATCTTAGCTTTTATGGAGCCTTCATCGCACAAAACGGCTACTATAAGAACAACCGCGAATAATCCGATAAGAGACAACAAATCTGCCATCTCTCCTCCGTCGCGTAGCTTGTATAACAAAAACGCGCCGTAAAATAGCATGCACGCCGCCGCGAAGATCGTATTTCTTTTCGCCTTATACAAAAGCCCCAGCCTGATCTGCTCCAGCTCGCTTGCGCTCATTTTGCCCCTTTTAAATTTAAGATGGATTATGACGCTTGCGGGCTTTAAATTTGCTTACGAACGGCGACGAAATTTTAAAATTTAGACTTGGATAAATTTGCGATTAAATTTTAGTGGCGGATTGTTAAATGGAGCAAAGACGGAATTCCGGTATAAATTTAAGCGGCGCAAAATTTTAAAATTCCGCGCCGTAAGAGAGATAAAATTTTACGG contains:
- a CDS encoding DUF3137 domain-containing protein; translation: MSASELEQIRLGLLYKAKRNTIFAAACMLFYGAFLLYKLRDGGEMADLLSLIGLFAVVLIVAVLCDEGSIKAKIIYAACLFVMSLFLNDLQNRPTISKYILLAIITLILAASSLFVLFRGFKQDYSVKFQCAFKEHYLMPYFKAFGYRYDIGGSIDPAKLKLSGLFFRLDKFKGGNDRVSGVYDGVKFAFCDVSLFNRFSESEILGTFFYAEFNKRISVKTLVFPARAGAPNTGGLKKIDMDDAEFNAAFAVYSADAAGAMYILTPAFMRRLLHFAGAVAAPVSLSFLDSKIYIFVNTGCDNFEPDIDESVLRRDPAAQLKRELSHFLAIVKNLKLNERIWS